The Sciurus carolinensis chromosome 18, mSciCar1.2, whole genome shotgun sequence genome contains a region encoding:
- the Znf394 gene encoding LOW QUALITY PROTEIN: zinc finger protein 394 (The sequence of the model RefSeq protein was modified relative to this genomic sequence to represent the inferred CDS: inserted 1 base in 1 codon), which produces MSSLGLLSSHLKARLWESQHLPEKDGIELDRPKARMAARSRVAAQPLHEGLLIVKVEEDSLEGRGSDLPGTWQDPETSRQQFRQLRYQEVDGPEEALRRLRELCRRWLRPEMRSKEQILELLVLEQFLTILPEELQAWVREHCPESGEEAAAVARALQRALGGTSPQGLVTLEDVAVSLPWEEWEHLDTAQRDFCRETVQKDYGSTVLPSLETRAENKELIPKEEILEEAEPQLWLQEVSQGRXPLFPKCHDTCEDRGKKNPRNPVSLKLKNSEEQGLTSISYLNNSYTKEGVSKNNEFGNSPRSSSFVLGQHIHTSRKPVDSEEHGNKCIESLDEVKHHIVKPHNSVDSGDSETQGWIHEERPYKCGHCEKRFKQRSDLLKHQRIHTGEKPYECQECGKSFSQSAALIKHQRTHTGEKPYVCLKCGEHFRQSSHLNRHQRTHAGEKFYKCEECGETCHISNLFRHQRLHKGERPYKCEECEKSFKQRSDLFKHQRIHTGEKPYGCSVCGKSFRQSATLIKHQRTHTGEKPYKCVECGESFRQSTHLVRHQRIHRGIPHRVSSL; this is translated from the exons ATGAGTTCTTTGGGTTTGCTGTCTTCCCACCTGAAGGCAAGACTCTGGGAAAGTCAGCACCTGCCGGAAAAAGATGGGATCGAGCTTGACCGCCCAAAGGCGCGGATGGCTGCGAGGTCCAGGGTCGCCGCGCAGCCCCTACATGAGGGACTTTTGATAGTGAAAGTGGAGGAAGACTCACTCGAAGGTCGGGGGTCCGACCTGCCCGGGACCTGGCAGGACCCGGAAACTTCTCGACAGCAGTTTAGGCAGTTGCGTTACCAGGAGGTGGATGGACCCGAAGAGGCGCTGCGCCGGCTCAGGGAACTCTGTCGTCGGTGGCTGAGGCCTGAGATGCGCTCGAAAGAGCAGATCCTGGAACTGCTGGTGCTGGAGCAGTTCCTGACCATCCTACCCGAGGAACTCCAGGCCTGGGTGCGGGAGCACTGCCCCGAGAGCGGGGAGGAGGCTGCCGCTGTGGCGCGGGCTCTCCAGAGAGCCCTGGGCGGGACCTCACCCCAG ggattggtGACATTGGAGGATGTGGCGGTGTCTCTACCCTGGGAGGAGTGGGAGCACCTGGACACAGCTCAGAGGGACTTCTGCAGGGAGACCGTGCAGAAGGATTATGGGAGCACAGTCCTGCCTA GTTTGGAAACTAGAGCTGAGAACAAAGAGTTGattccaaaagaagaaattctagaAGAAGCAGAGCCACAGTTGTGGCTACAAGAAGTTTCCCAGGGAA CTCCCCTGTTTCCTAAATGTCATGATACCTGTGAGGACAGAGGGAAAAAGAACCCAAGAAACCCTGTGTCACTGAAACTCAAAAACTCTGAAGAACAGGGACTTACCAGCATCTCATATCTCAACAATAGTTACACAAAAGAGGGAGTCtccaaaaataatgaatttggGAATAGTCCTAGAAGTTCAAGCTTTGTCCTTGGTCAGCACATCCACACATCTCGGAAGCCAGTGGATAGTGAGGAACATGGGAACAAGTGCATAGAGAGTTTAGATGAGGTGAAACATCATATAGTGAAACCTCACAACTCTGTTGACAGTGGAGACAGTGAGACCCAGGGATGGATCCATGAAGAAAGACCTTATAAATGTGGTCACTGCGAGAAGAGATTCAAACAGCGCTCAGACCTCTTGAAACACCAGAGGATTCACACAggtgagaaaccctatgaatgccAAGAATGTGGGAAAAGCTTCAGTCAGAGCGCTGCCCTGATTAAACACCAGAGGACACACACTGGCGAGAAGCCATATGTGTGCCTGAAATGCGGGGAACACTTCAGACAGAGCTCGCATCTCAATCGGCATCAGAGAACCCATGCCGGAGAGAAGTTCTATAAATGTGAGGAATGTGGGGAGACCTGTCATATTTCTAACCTTTTTAGACATCAGAGACTTCATAAAGGGGAGAGACCCTATAAATGTGAAGAGTGTGAGAAGAGCTTCAAACAGCGCTCTGACCTCTTTAAACACCAGAGAATCCACACTGGGGAGAAGCCTTATGGATGTTCTGTCTGTGGGAAAAGCTTCAGGCAGAGTGCAACCCTCAttaaacaccagagaactcacactggagaaaaacctTATAAATGTGTTGAATGTGGGGAAAGCTTTAGACAAAGTACACACCTTGTCCGACACCAAAGGATCCATCGAG GCATCCCACACAGGGTAAGTTCACTCTGA